From the genome of Methanococcoides methylutens, one region includes:
- a CDS encoding ABC transporter ATP-binding protein has product MSEPLITFRDVWKTYQMGEVQVNALQNVSVSIDRGEFAAIIGPSGSGKSTMMNLVGCLDIPSDGEIFLKSRNISEMTESDLSTLRGKTIGFVFQQYNLIPGMTALENVLLPLEIQEFEDNIAMERAKEALEMVGLSDKLNNRPSQLSGGQQQRVSIARSLACDPELILADEPTGALDSKTGREVMNILQRLWKERGKTVVMVTHDMDLAQYAERHIVLKDGQIVRDEPNDIFSEDLSRTKFADINMQKR; this is encoded by the coding sequence ATGTCAGAACCACTGATCACTTTCAGGGATGTCTGGAAAACCTACCAGATGGGTGAAGTGCAGGTGAATGCCCTCCAAAATGTGAGTGTCTCCATAGACCGTGGAGAGTTTGCAGCTATCATAGGACCATCAGGGAGTGGAAAATCCACAATGATGAACCTCGTAGGTTGTCTTGATATCCCATCCGATGGGGAGATCTTCCTCAAGTCAAGGAATATATCTGAAATGACCGAATCAGACCTTTCCACACTCAGGGGGAAGACCATCGGATTCGTTTTTCAGCAGTATAACCTGATCCCGGGAATGACAGCTCTTGAAAATGTTCTCCTGCCTCTTGAGATCCAGGAATTTGAAGACAACATTGCCATGGAAAGGGCAAAGGAAGCCCTTGAAATGGTCGGCCTGTCAGACAAGCTGAACAACAGGCCCAGCCAACTTTCAGGTGGGCAGCAGCAACGTGTTTCTATTGCAAGGTCACTGGCTTGTGATCCGGAGCTTATTCTTGCAGATGAACCAACCGGTGCACTGGACAGTAAGACCGGACGCGAGGTTATGAACATTCTTCAAAGGCTCTGGAAAGAGAGGGGAAAGACCGTGGTGATGGTAACTCACGACATGGACCTTGCACAGTATGCTGAAAGACATATTGTTCTAAAGGATGGTCAGATAGTTCGCGATGAACCCAA